One window of Arthrobacter oryzae genomic DNA carries:
- a CDS encoding enoyl-CoA hydratase/isomerase family protein has translation MISLSIANGIAEVVLDAPQKLNSLDEQALKDLTQAYDDAAAAASRGEVRALLLRGEGRAFCAGRDIAGVTPETDDVQGYLGGLLQPLLKKMTDFPAPTFAAAQGACLGVGLGLLLATDVVYVAEDAKFGSPFAKLGATLDSGGHWYFTERLGMHRTLDLIYTAELMSGAEAVAQGMFSRAMPKGELLENTRGIVAKVATGATGAFNASKDLVAHIRDQRLGLWEAMEEENAEQARLCKSEDYSEGFKAFQEKRTPVFKGA, from the coding sequence ATGATCTCCCTCTCCATCGCCAACGGCATCGCCGAGGTTGTCCTTGATGCCCCGCAGAAGCTGAACTCACTGGACGAGCAGGCGCTGAAGGATTTAACCCAGGCGTACGACGACGCCGCTGCCGCCGCCTCGCGCGGTGAGGTGCGGGCGCTGCTGCTCCGGGGAGAGGGACGCGCCTTCTGCGCGGGCCGGGACATTGCCGGCGTGACGCCGGAGACCGACGACGTCCAGGGCTACCTGGGCGGGCTGCTGCAGCCGCTGCTGAAGAAGATGACGGACTTCCCGGCGCCCACGTTCGCGGCGGCGCAGGGTGCCTGCCTGGGCGTGGGGCTGGGCCTGCTGCTGGCCACGGACGTGGTGTACGTGGCGGAGGACGCCAAGTTCGGCTCGCCGTTCGCCAAGCTGGGGGCCACGCTGGATTCCGGCGGCCACTGGTACTTCACCGAGCGGCTGGGCATGCACCGGACGCTGGACCTGATCTACACGGCCGAGCTGATGAGCGGCGCGGAAGCGGTGGCGCAGGGCATGTTCAGCCGGGCCATGCCCAAGGGCGAGCTGCTGGAAAACACCCGCGGCATCGTGGCGAAGGTTGCCACGGGTGCCACGGGTGCGTTCAACGCCAGCAAGGACCTGGTGGCCCACATCCGCGACCAGCGCCTGGGCCTCTGGGAAGCCATGGAAGAGGAGAACGCGGAGCAGGCACGACTGTGCAAGTCAGAGGACTACTCGGAGGGCTTCAAGGCGTTCCAGGAGAAGCGGACGCCAGTCTTCAAGGGAGCTTAG
- the paaE gene encoding 1,2-phenylacetyl-CoA epoxidase subunit PaaE, which produces MTVVRQTAAEQATATGRRRASFHTLTVAEVRRLTDDAIEVTFAVPAELAGQYDYLPGQYVALRTTMPDENGEPHEVRRSYSICAEPRSFADGSSEIRVAIKKDLGGLFSTWANAELKAGDQLDVMSPMGAFISKHGRDGKVVEQNVMNSMNHPEDLAGEPGSFVAIAAGSGITPVIAIARTLLAANPETRFDLIYANKAAMDVMFLEELADLKDKYPSRLALHHVLSREQRIAPLLSGRIDAEKLQALLGTAIHADDVDEWFLCGPFELVQLCRDTLAARGVEPEHVRFELFTSGKPDRPEGNIGRPVIADESKETYKITFKLDGLEGKVESPTHARESILNAALRVRPDVPFACAGGVCGTCRAKVVTGKVTMDENYALEQDELDKGYVLTCQSHPTTPDVTVDFDV; this is translated from the coding sequence ATGACTGTTGTCCGCCAGACCGCCGCCGAACAGGCCACGGCCACCGGCCGCCGTCGTGCGTCCTTCCACACGCTGACTGTGGCGGAAGTCCGCCGGCTCACCGATGACGCGATCGAGGTGACGTTCGCCGTTCCCGCGGAGCTGGCGGGCCAGTACGACTACCTGCCGGGCCAGTACGTGGCCCTGCGCACCACCATGCCGGATGAGAACGGCGAGCCGCACGAGGTGCGCCGCAGCTACTCCATCTGCGCCGAGCCGCGCAGCTTCGCGGACGGCAGCAGCGAGATCCGGGTGGCCATCAAGAAGGACCTGGGCGGGCTGTTCTCCACGTGGGCCAACGCCGAGCTGAAGGCCGGCGACCAGCTGGACGTGATGAGCCCCATGGGCGCGTTCATCTCCAAGCACGGCCGGGACGGCAAAGTGGTGGAGCAGAACGTCATGAACTCCATGAACCACCCGGAAGATTTGGCGGGGGAGCCCGGCAGCTTTGTGGCCATCGCCGCGGGGTCCGGCATCACGCCGGTGATCGCCATTGCCCGGACGCTGCTGGCGGCCAACCCGGAGACCCGCTTCGACCTGATCTACGCCAACAAGGCCGCCATGGACGTGATGTTCCTGGAGGAGCTGGCGGACCTGAAGGACAAGTACCCGTCCCGCCTGGCCCTGCACCACGTGCTGTCCCGCGAGCAGCGCATCGCGCCGCTGCTGAGCGGAAGGATCGACGCCGAGAAGCTCCAGGCGCTGCTGGGCACCGCCATCCACGCGGATGATGTGGACGAGTGGTTCCTCTGCGGGCCGTTCGAGCTGGTGCAGCTGTGCCGGGACACCCTGGCCGCCCGCGGCGTGGAGCCCGAGCATGTGCGCTTCGAGCTGTTCACCTCGGGCAAGCCGGACCGTCCCGAGGGCAACATCGGCCGGCCGGTGATCGCGGACGAATCCAAGGAGACCTACAAGATCACGTTCAAGCTGGACGGCCTGGAGGGCAAGGTGGAAAGCCCCACCCATGCGCGTGAATCCATCCTCAACGCCGCCCTGCGCGTGCGCCCCGACGTGCCGTTCGCGTGTGCCGGGGGAGTGTGCGGCACCTGCCGCGCCAAGGTGGTCACGGGAAAGGTGACCATGGACGAGAACTACGCCCTGGAGCAGGATGAACTGGACAAGGGCTACGTGCTCACCTGCCAGTCCCACCCCACCACCCCGGACGTCACGGTCGACTTCGACGTCTAA
- the paaA gene encoding 1,2-phenylacetyl-CoA epoxidase subunit PaaA, producing the protein MASQTLQSVPAELTPEQLQEAARHEAEGQAYFDRVMAEDSRIEPRDWMPAAYRKTLIRQISQHAHSEIIGMQPEANWISRAPSLKRKAILMAKVQDEAGHGLYLYSAAETLGQPRDQMMQDLMDGKAKYSSIFNYPARTWADMGAIGWMVDGAAIANQVPLCRASFGPYGRAMVRVCKEESFHQRQGFEILLELSHGTPEQKQMAQDAVNRWYAPALMMFGPPDDDSPNSKQSMAWNIKRFSNDELRNRFVGMMMEQVKVLELTLPDKDIRFNEETKKWEHGPLDWDEFHEVLKGRGPCNAQRLERRREAHENGTWVREAAAAYAAKQAKKQAEKESAA; encoded by the coding sequence ATGGCATCGCAGACCCTGCAGTCAGTGCCCGCTGAGCTGACACCTGAACAGCTTCAAGAGGCAGCCCGGCACGAGGCAGAAGGTCAGGCGTACTTTGACCGCGTTATGGCGGAGGACTCGCGCATCGAGCCCCGCGACTGGATGCCGGCGGCCTACCGCAAGACCCTCATCCGGCAGATCTCACAGCACGCGCACTCGGAAATCATCGGCATGCAGCCGGAAGCCAACTGGATTTCCCGCGCCCCCAGCCTGAAGCGCAAGGCCATCCTCATGGCCAAGGTCCAGGACGAGGCCGGCCACGGCCTGTACCTGTACTCGGCGGCCGAGACGCTGGGCCAGCCGCGCGACCAGATGATGCAGGACCTGATGGACGGCAAGGCCAAGTACTCCTCCATCTTCAACTACCCGGCACGCACATGGGCGGACATGGGCGCCATCGGCTGGATGGTGGACGGCGCCGCGATCGCCAACCAGGTCCCGCTGTGCCGCGCATCGTTCGGGCCCTACGGCCGGGCCATGGTCCGGGTCTGCAAGGAAGAATCCTTCCACCAGCGCCAGGGCTTCGAGATCCTGCTGGAACTCTCCCACGGCACCCCCGAGCAGAAGCAGATGGCCCAGGACGCGGTGAACCGCTGGTACGCCCCCGCCCTGATGATGTTCGGCCCGCCGGATGACGATTCACCCAACTCCAAGCAGTCCATGGCCTGGAACATCAAGCGCTTCAGCAATGACGAGCTCCGCAACCGCTTCGTCGGCATGATGATGGAGCAGGTCAAGGTACTGGAGCTCACCCTCCCGGACAAAGACATCCGTTTCAACGAGGAAACCAAGAAGTGGGAGCACGGCCCGCTGGACTGGGACGAGTTCCACGAGGTCCTGAAGGGCCGCGGCCCCTGCAACGCCCAGCGCCTGGAACGGCGCCGCGAAGCACACGAGAACGGTACCTGGGTGCGCGAAGCCGCAGCGGCTTACGCAGCAAAGCAGGCCAAGAAGCAAGCAGAAAAGGAATCCGCAGCATGA
- a CDS encoding arsenic resistance protein: MEPVKIRTFVAWMERRQIGLYIASIVAGGALGFLAPGSAATLELAINPVLGLLLYATFLGIPFASLGRAARDVRFMATLLVLNFAVVPLVVFGLSRFIAGDQALLVGVLLVLLTPCIDYVIVFSGLAGGASERLLAAAPVLMLAQILLLPVYLLAFVGPGLVSVIDPAPFVQALVWLIIVPLALAALTQWWAGREGAPPAVGRPAVGRSGDSTVVGRKVMGAMQALMVPLMMATLAVVVGSQIEGVRSELGSLLAVVPLYAAFLLVMVPLGLLAARTARLDARATLAVVFSGATRNSLVVLPLALALPEPLALAALVVVTQTLVELVGMVAFVRFLPRLVVPSGSLNPK; the protein is encoded by the coding sequence ATGGAGCCGGTGAAGATCAGGACGTTTGTGGCGTGGATGGAACGCCGCCAGATCGGCCTGTATATTGCCTCGATAGTTGCCGGCGGCGCCCTGGGTTTTCTGGCACCCGGCTCGGCTGCCACCCTGGAGCTGGCGATCAATCCGGTGCTGGGGCTGCTGCTCTACGCCACGTTCCTGGGGATCCCGTTCGCGTCGCTGGGGCGGGCTGCGCGTGACGTCCGGTTCATGGCCACCCTCCTGGTGCTCAACTTCGCCGTGGTGCCGCTGGTGGTCTTTGGGCTGAGCCGGTTCATCGCCGGAGACCAGGCGCTCCTGGTGGGCGTGCTGCTGGTGCTCCTGACGCCGTGCATTGACTACGTCATCGTGTTCAGCGGCCTGGCAGGCGGGGCCAGCGAACGCCTGCTCGCCGCAGCGCCGGTGCTGATGCTCGCCCAGATCCTGCTGCTGCCGGTGTATCTCCTGGCGTTCGTGGGACCGGGCCTGGTCTCCGTGATCGACCCCGCACCCTTCGTCCAGGCCCTCGTGTGGCTCATCATCGTTCCGCTGGCGCTGGCCGCGCTGACGCAGTGGTGGGCCGGGCGCGAAGGTGCCCCTCCCGCCGTCGGACGTCCCGCCGTCGGACGTTCAGGTGACAGCACCGTCGTCGGACGCAAAGTCATGGGCGCCATGCAGGCGCTGATGGTTCCGCTCATGATGGCGACGCTGGCCGTGGTGGTGGGGTCGCAGATCGAGGGCGTGCGCTCGGAGCTGGGTTCGCTGCTGGCGGTGGTGCCGCTCTACGCCGCGTTCCTGCTGGTGATGGTTCCGCTGGGCCTGCTCGCGGCCAGGACTGCGCGCCTGGATGCGCGGGCCACCCTGGCCGTGGTGTTCAGCGGAGCGACCCGCAATTCGCTGGTGGTGCTTCCGCTGGCCCTGGCGCTTCCGGAGCCGCTGGCCCTCGCCGCGCTGGTGGTGGTCACCCAGACCCTGGTGGAACTCGTCGGGATGGTGGCGTTTGTGCGGTTCCTGCCGCGGCTCGTGGTTCCTAGCGGTTCCCTAAATCCTAAGTAG
- a CDS encoding RNA polymerase sigma factor: MHGAPAQAVLAAKASCGSTGAFEVLAANHRRMILAVCLRITGNPDDAEDAAQDALLAAWLGIGSFRGEAALGTWLYRIATNAALGVVHRRNATSVLPEDLRAAGDFAEKQASADLVIRALGSIPEDFRVSLALRELCDFTYAQIAEHQGVCISTVKSRISRAKKALKASLPAP; the protein is encoded by the coding sequence ATGCATGGCGCCCCAGCCCAGGCCGTACTGGCAGCGAAAGCATCCTGCGGCAGCACCGGAGCCTTCGAGGTCCTGGCGGCAAACCACCGGCGCATGATCCTTGCGGTCTGCCTGCGCATCACCGGAAATCCCGACGACGCCGAGGATGCCGCCCAGGACGCCCTGCTGGCCGCGTGGCTGGGCATCGGTTCCTTCCGCGGCGAAGCTGCCCTGGGCACGTGGTTGTACCGGATCGCCACCAACGCCGCACTGGGCGTGGTCCACCGCCGCAACGCCACCTCCGTACTCCCCGAGGACCTGCGGGCCGCCGGGGACTTCGCCGAGAAACAGGCTTCCGCGGACCTGGTGATCCGCGCGCTGGGAAGCATTCCCGAAGACTTCCGCGTGTCCCTTGCCCTGCGGGAACTCTGCGATTTCACCTACGCGCAGATCGCCGAGCATCAAGGCGTGTGCATTTCCACTGTGAAGAGCCGCATCAGCCGGGCCAAGAAGGCGCTCAAGGCGTCCCTCCCGGCCCCTTAG
- the paaB gene encoding 1,2-phenylacetyl-CoA epoxidase subunit PaaB → MTTPEPHAGNVWPIWEVFVRSSRGLSHVHAGSLHAPDAAMALRNARDLYTRRNEGVSIWVVPADAIASSDPDAKGAFFESPQGKDYRHATYYTKSEGVKHL, encoded by the coding sequence ATGACCACCCCCGAACCGCACGCAGGAAATGTCTGGCCCATCTGGGAAGTCTTTGTCCGCTCCAGCCGCGGCCTGTCCCACGTGCACGCCGGGTCCTTGCACGCGCCCGACGCAGCGATGGCGCTGCGCAACGCCCGTGACCTGTACACCCGCCGCAACGAGGGCGTGTCCATCTGGGTTGTCCCCGCGGACGCCATTGCCTCCAGCGATCCGGACGCCAAGGGCGCCTTCTTCGAATCGCCCCAGGGCAAGGACTACCGGCATGCGACCTACTACACCAAGAGCGAGGGCGTGAAGCACCTGTGA
- a CDS encoding sensor domain-containing protein — MQSLLLDEIGQSVIGLDRQWRITYWNRASERLYGFRSAEVLGVEVMDLGIIDGTAAPEQRATGREIADRVTRGGDWAGELWMRHRTGREFPVHATVSPIRGRHTVPMAVVAISKDITDRKHSEAILRRLSAMVESSGDAIIGADLAGRITSWNAGASRMFGWTSREAVGHSHRLLTSRDAAGFGAEVAERIGGGSFVTGVEARWRRKDGSVIDVELTVSPVYGPDGSQVGASAIARDITEIQRLKAEAAAERERLLAAQEMAHVGSVEHTVATGETWHSEEFARILGLEPGEPAPRASMLALTHPEDRELVRKMRKSLDNGLALADFEYRIIRRDGEQRWLHSRIRSVNGPDGKPHRFLETVLDITERKKAEQVLEWQARHDALTGLPNRYMMTEVLQGFLDRASRPVVMFVDIDRFKLINDGIGHGAGDTILVLLGERLRAAVRARDTVGRFGGDEFVVVCENLLMRGAKTLAERIRGATRQPFEVDGRRIYVNVSVGIALAGPDDSAESMLRGADSAMYRAKSAGGDSSEVYDARMTGRATGRLDLESDLRLALDRGELSLDYQPIIDVDTEATVGFEALLRWHHHEHGLIMPDTFIPIAEETGLILPIGTWVLQEALRQVQQWRGQLPGAENLSAAVNISGRQLVARDFPDVVEAAIASSGIDPAAVHLEVTETVLMDQPDLPKETLQRLSDVGVGLSIDDFGTGYSSLSYLKWLSARTLKIDRTFVEELGSDPHGGTIIELVLGMAESLKLGVIAEGVETTRQLAELRRLGVRLAQGYLWSKPLPPERIPAWLEVLSADPPGLEPAQRA, encoded by the coding sequence ATGCAGTCGCTGCTGCTGGATGAGATCGGGCAGTCGGTAATCGGCCTGGATCGTCAATGGAGAATCACGTACTGGAACCGCGCGTCCGAACGTCTTTACGGATTCAGATCGGCGGAGGTCCTGGGGGTTGAGGTCATGGACTTGGGAATCATCGACGGGACCGCCGCCCCGGAACAGCGTGCCACCGGCCGGGAGATAGCAGACCGCGTGACCCGTGGCGGCGACTGGGCCGGCGAACTCTGGATGCGCCACCGGACCGGCAGGGAATTCCCGGTCCACGCCACGGTCAGCCCGATCCGGGGCCGGCACACAGTCCCCATGGCCGTGGTGGCCATTTCCAAGGACATCACTGACCGGAAACACAGCGAAGCCATCCTGCGCCGTCTGTCGGCCATGGTGGAATCCTCGGGGGATGCGATTATCGGCGCCGACCTGGCCGGGCGGATTACCAGTTGGAATGCAGGGGCGTCCCGGATGTTTGGCTGGACCTCCCGCGAAGCTGTCGGCCACAGCCACCGCCTGCTGACCAGCCGTGACGCAGCGGGATTTGGCGCCGAAGTGGCGGAGCGCATTGGGGGCGGGTCGTTTGTGACCGGCGTCGAGGCGCGGTGGCGGCGCAAGGACGGGTCGGTAATTGACGTCGAACTGACCGTATCTCCGGTCTACGGCCCGGACGGCTCCCAGGTGGGGGCATCCGCGATCGCCAGGGACATAACAGAGATCCAGCGGCTGAAGGCAGAAGCTGCGGCTGAGCGTGAGCGGCTTCTCGCCGCCCAGGAAATGGCCCACGTCGGAAGCGTCGAACACACGGTTGCAACCGGGGAAACGTGGCACTCCGAGGAGTTCGCCCGAATCCTGGGGCTGGAACCGGGTGAGCCGGCTCCCAGGGCATCGATGCTGGCGCTGACGCATCCGGAGGACCGCGAACTTGTCCGCAAAATGCGAAAGAGCCTCGATAACGGGCTGGCGTTGGCCGATTTCGAATATCGGATCATCAGGCGCGACGGCGAGCAGCGGTGGCTGCACTCACGCATCCGAAGTGTTAACGGCCCTGACGGAAAACCTCATCGCTTCCTCGAAACAGTTCTGGACATCACCGAACGCAAAAAGGCCGAACAAGTCCTTGAGTGGCAGGCCCGCCACGATGCCCTGACCGGTCTGCCGAACAGGTACATGATGACTGAAGTGCTTCAGGGTTTCCTTGACCGGGCCTCCCGGCCAGTGGTGATGTTTGTCGACATTGACCGCTTCAAACTGATCAACGACGGCATCGGCCACGGAGCAGGTGACACGATTCTGGTGCTCCTCGGGGAGCGGCTCCGGGCCGCCGTCAGGGCCCGCGACACTGTGGGCCGCTTTGGAGGAGATGAATTCGTGGTGGTCTGCGAAAATCTGCTGATGCGCGGAGCCAAGACCCTGGCTGAACGCATCAGGGGTGCCACCCGGCAGCCGTTCGAAGTCGACGGGCGGCGGATTTACGTGAATGTCAGTGTCGGTATCGCGCTGGCTGGTCCGGATGACTCCGCTGAGTCGATGCTGCGCGGGGCGGACTCCGCGATGTACCGGGCAAAATCGGCGGGCGGGGATTCCTCGGAGGTTTATGATGCCAGAATGACCGGCCGGGCCACCGGGCGCCTGGACTTGGAATCTGACCTGAGGCTTGCCCTGGATCGCGGTGAGCTTTCCCTGGACTACCAGCCGATCATCGACGTGGACACGGAAGCCACCGTCGGATTCGAGGCGTTGCTGCGCTGGCACCACCACGAACACGGTTTGATCATGCCCGACACCTTCATCCCCATTGCCGAAGAGACCGGCCTCATCCTCCCGATCGGCACATGGGTGCTTCAGGAAGCCCTGCGCCAGGTGCAGCAATGGCGCGGGCAGCTTCCGGGGGCAGAGAACCTTTCAGCCGCAGTGAACATTTCCGGTCGCCAGCTCGTCGCCAGGGACTTCCCGGACGTCGTCGAGGCAGCAATTGCGTCATCCGGCATCGACCCCGCCGCCGTCCACTTGGAAGTTACCGAAACAGTCCTCATGGATCAGCCCGACCTGCCTAAGGAGACCCTGCAGCGGCTCTCTGATGTGGGAGTCGGCCTCTCGATCGACGACTTCGGGACCGGGTACTCATCCCTGAGCTACCTCAAGTGGCTTTCAGCCCGGACCTTGAAAATCGACCGCACCTTCGTCGAAGAGCTTGGAAGCGATCCCCATGGCGGGACCATCATCGAACTCGTCCTGGGCATGGCCGAGAGCCTGAAACTCGGCGTCATTGCTGAAGGCGTCGAAACCACGCGCCAACTCGCCGAACTCCGGCGCCTGGGCGTCCGCCTTGCCCAGGGATACCTCTGGAGCAAACCATTACCCCCGGAGCGCATCCCTGCCTGGCTGGAAGTCCTCTCAGCAGATCCACCCGGCCTGGAGCCGGCGCAGCGTGCGTGA
- the paaD gene encoding 1,2-phenylacetyl-CoA epoxidase subunit PaaD — protein sequence MYVSHPTAESDRKEAKTPEQKAWDLAATVCDPEIPVLTIADLGILRDVKLFDDGGMVPAVQVTITPTYSGCPAMDAIRDDLNAVFAKEGYPNVHVELVLSPAWTTDWMTESGKAKLQEYGIAPPTGHSNAARHAGPVRLQMAVKCPQCSSLNTKELTRFGSTSCKALYVCQDCKEPFDYFKVL from the coding sequence ATGTACGTCAGCCACCCCACCGCTGAGAGCGACCGCAAGGAAGCGAAAACTCCCGAGCAGAAGGCCTGGGACCTCGCCGCCACGGTGTGCGATCCCGAGATCCCGGTGCTCACCATTGCGGATCTGGGCATCCTTCGGGACGTGAAATTGTTCGACGACGGCGGCATGGTGCCTGCTGTGCAGGTCACCATCACGCCCACGTACTCGGGCTGCCCGGCCATGGACGCCATCCGCGATGACCTTAACGCGGTGTTCGCCAAGGAGGGCTACCCCAACGTGCACGTGGAGCTGGTGCTCAGCCCCGCGTGGACTACGGACTGGATGACGGAGTCCGGCAAGGCCAAGCTCCAGGAATACGGCATCGCGCCGCCCACGGGCCACAGCAATGCAGCACGGCACGCCGGGCCCGTCCGCCTGCAAATGGCTGTTAAGTGTCCCCAATGTTCCAGCTTGAACACCAAGGAACTCACCCGCTTCGGTTCCACCTCCTGCAAGGCGCTGTACGTCTGCCAGGACTGCAAGGAACCGTTCGACTACTTCAAAGTTTTGTAA
- a CDS encoding arsenate reductase/protein-tyrosine-phosphatase family protein produces the protein MESPKPVRILTVCTGNICRSPVAERLLQAGLDQVLPGGFEVRSAGTRAMVGYPIQPLSADIVNMYGGTDKGFAARQLTPKILRDTDIVLTMTSKHRGEVLQLDASLLKRTFTIREFARMLEALEERDAGASTAGDPAGASKGKAPDAGTLWRGLPARLAAVRHLALAADSADNEVVDPYKRSPEVYRQMEDELAPAILTILRYARLNTPT, from the coding sequence GTGGAATCGCCTAAGCCCGTACGGATCCTCACCGTCTGCACGGGAAACATCTGCCGCTCCCCCGTGGCCGAACGCCTCCTGCAGGCCGGCCTGGATCAGGTCCTGCCCGGCGGCTTTGAAGTGCGCAGCGCCGGCACCCGCGCCATGGTGGGTTATCCCATCCAGCCGCTCTCGGCCGACATCGTGAACATGTACGGCGGCACGGACAAGGGCTTCGCCGCCCGGCAGCTGACCCCCAAAATCCTCCGCGACACTGACATCGTGCTCACCATGACGTCCAAGCACCGCGGCGAAGTGCTCCAACTGGACGCTTCCCTGCTCAAGCGCACCTTCACCATCCGGGAATTCGCGCGGATGCTGGAAGCCCTGGAAGAACGCGACGCCGGCGCTTCCACCGCCGGTGATCCGGCCGGCGCGTCGAAGGGCAAAGCGCCCGACGCCGGCACCCTGTGGCGCGGCCTGCCCGCCCGCCTCGCCGCAGTCCGGCACCTCGCCCTCGCCGCTGACAGCGCCGACAACGAAGTGGTGGACCCCTACAAACGCTCCCCCGAGGTGTACCGGCAGATGGAAGACGAACTGGCGCCCGCCATCCTCACCATCCTCCGTTACGCCCGGCTCAACACGCCCACATAA
- a CDS encoding LCP family protein, producing MDNQSDPEGAAESKPPQGNLAWLPAWLRRQPTWLKAALAMVLVIALGSTVYAFSQMGRGGSPAPTASGVSTAEGATATPSPTETATAPAPAPPAPPAPEPPPTALNILLIGSDSRGDFRAEEAQAAAGTPADQRADVLMLIHIPADRQKVYGISIMRDTWATIPGYGQAKINAGLELGGTPLMVRTVETLFNTRIDHAVMVDFKGLWDATNALGGVDVNVTVPFTSTHDTRHYFPAGINRLDGGAALEFVRERYAFADGDFQRIRNQQTFLKAFIGKFMSEGTLSNPSTVMLLVNTLRPYVLVDPGLTPETLVRLAYSLREVGPEDAVMFRLPDGGFGFSTDGQAIVYQNPGAVGAISAALANGTLADYVAANGFQGGN from the coding sequence ATGGACAACCAGTCTGATCCGGAAGGAGCGGCTGAAAGCAAGCCGCCGCAGGGAAACCTCGCCTGGCTTCCCGCCTGGCTGCGCCGGCAGCCCACCTGGCTCAAGGCGGCCCTGGCCATGGTCCTGGTGATCGCCCTGGGCAGCACCGTATACGCCTTCTCCCAGATGGGACGCGGCGGATCGCCTGCCCCCACCGCCAGCGGGGTGTCGACGGCGGAAGGTGCCACCGCCACCCCGTCACCCACCGAAACGGCCACCGCGCCCGCACCGGCCCCGCCCGCGCCACCTGCCCCGGAGCCGCCGCCGACAGCTTTGAACATCCTGCTGATAGGCAGCGACAGCCGCGGGGACTTCCGCGCCGAAGAGGCCCAGGCAGCGGCCGGAACGCCGGCCGACCAGCGCGCGGACGTGCTGATGCTGATCCACATCCCCGCCGACCGGCAAAAGGTCTACGGCATTTCCATCATGCGCGACACGTGGGCCACCATCCCCGGCTACGGCCAGGCCAAGATCAACGCCGGGCTGGAGCTGGGCGGCACCCCGCTGATGGTCAGGACCGTGGAGACGCTGTTCAACACCCGGATCGACCATGCCGTGATGGTGGACTTCAAGGGGCTCTGGGACGCCACGAACGCCCTGGGCGGCGTGGACGTCAACGTCACCGTGCCCTTCACCTCCACGCACGACACCCGCCACTACTTCCCCGCCGGCATCAACCGGCTCGACGGCGGCGCCGCCCTGGAGTTCGTCCGCGAGCGCTACGCGTTTGCCGACGGCGACTTCCAGCGGATCCGCAACCAGCAGACGTTCCTCAAGGCGTTCATCGGCAAGTTCATGAGCGAGGGCACGCTCAGCAACCCCTCCACGGTGATGCTGCTGGTCAACACCCTCCGGCCGTATGTGCTGGTGGACCCGGGCCTCACCCCGGAGACGCTGGTGCGGCTCGCGTACAGCCTGCGCGAGGTGGGCCCCGAGGACGCCGTGATGTTCCGGCTTCCCGACGGCGGCTTCGGCTTCAGCACCGACGGCCAGGCGATCGTGTACCAGAATCCCGGTGCGGTGGGCGCAATCTCCGCAGCACTCGCCAACGGCACCCTGGCCGACTACGTGGCGGCCAACGGGTTCCAAGGCGGAAACTGA
- the paaC gene encoding 1,2-phenylacetyl-CoA epoxidase subunit PaaC, whose product MSTPETTTAGTAEHTTGHGDISVGVATAGTSGDATASATRITPGNALRPEDIALAVSRGTAKPTEDVAEFALRLGDDALILAQRLGHWISRAPELEEDIALGNIALDQLGHARSFLSYAGAAVAADGTAKSEDDLAYFRSEDEFRSIELFEQPNGDFAVTIARQFVVSYYQFELYRRLTQSTDATLAGIAAKAVKEVDYHRDHSAQWVLRLALGTDESRAKMIHGFKVIWPYVDELFADDELTARLAAAGAAVEPSSLRADFDRLTGEVLAEAELEVPQVPAALGGGRRGKHSEHLGYMLAEMQVLARQHPGASW is encoded by the coding sequence GTGAGCACCCCCGAAACGACAACTGCGGGAACCGCAGAACACACAACCGGCCACGGGGACATTTCCGTGGGCGTCGCCACCGCCGGCACCAGCGGGGACGCCACTGCCAGCGCCACCCGCATCACGCCGGGCAACGCACTCCGCCCGGAGGACATCGCGCTGGCCGTCAGCCGCGGCACCGCCAAGCCCACCGAGGACGTGGCCGAGTTCGCACTGCGCCTGGGCGATGACGCCCTGATCCTGGCCCAGCGCCTTGGCCACTGGATTTCCCGCGCCCCCGAGTTGGAGGAGGACATTGCCCTGGGCAACATCGCCCTGGACCAGCTGGGCCACGCCCGCTCCTTCCTCAGCTACGCCGGTGCAGCCGTCGCAGCGGACGGTACAGCAAAGAGCGAGGACGACCTCGCCTACTTCCGCTCCGAGGACGAATTCCGCTCAATCGAACTGTTCGAGCAGCCCAACGGGGACTTCGCCGTCACCATCGCCCGGCAGTTCGTGGTGAGCTACTACCAGTTCGAGCTCTACCGCCGGCTCACCCAGTCCACGGACGCCACCCTGGCCGGCATCGCGGCCAAGGCCGTGAAGGAAGTGGACTACCACCGGGACCACAGCGCCCAGTGGGTGCTGCGCCTGGCCCTCGGCACGGACGAGTCCCGCGCAAAGATGATCCACGGCTTCAAGGTCATCTGGCCCTACGTGGACGAACTGTTTGCCGACGACGAACTCACCGCCCGCCTCGCGGCGGCGGGTGCCGCCGTCGAACCTTCCAGCCTGCGCGCCGACTTTGACCGGCTCACCGGCGAGGTCCTGGCCGAAGCGGAGCTTGAGGTTCCGCAGGTTCCGGCAGCCCTGGGCGGCGGACGCCGCGGCAAACACTCCGAGCACCTGGGCTACATGCTGGCCGAAATGCAGGTGCTGGCCCGCCAGCACCCCGGAGCGAGCTGGTAG